One region of Pseudomonas sp. ABC1 genomic DNA includes:
- a CDS encoding protease inhibitor I42 family protein, with product MSGTSLRLLAPIAALLLGACGTTPTGSGLVVNDDKNCPLKLQNGQTLTLDLTSNPSTGYRWKIEEASSDILKSLGPEVFRSSRKDVVGADGISSWRFQAVQAGSGRLILSYQRPWENNSEPADLFDCRIEVE from the coding sequence ATGTCCGGAACCTCCTTGCGCCTGCTCGCCCCAATTGCCGCACTGCTGCTCGGCGCCTGCGGCACGACACCCACCGGCAGCGGCCTGGTCGTCAACGATGACAAGAACTGCCCACTGAAACTGCAGAACGGCCAGACACTGACCCTCGACCTGACCAGCAACCCCAGCACGGGCTATCGCTGGAAAATCGAAGAAGCCTCCAGCGACATCCTGAAAAGCCTCGGCCCGGAAGTCTTCCGCTCATCGCGCAAGGATGTGGTCGGCGCGGACGGCATCTCCAGTTGGCGCTTCCAGGCCGTACAAGCCGGCTCCGGTCGCCTGATCCTCAGCTACCAACGCCCGTGGGAAAACAACAGCGAACCGGCCGACCTGTTCGATTGCCGGATCGAAGTGGAATAG
- the cmoB gene encoding tRNA 5-methoxyuridine(34)/uridine 5-oxyacetic acid(34) synthase CmoB produces the protein MNLDLSSLARHMARTPLADWSQSQQALLDARLAVGHGDLPRWSRAVAALPAITPRSIELRDGFQLHGECDEATQEAARQALMGLSPWRKGPFDVFGIHVDTEWCSDWKWSRVAPHLELQGKRILDVGCGNGYYMWRMLGAGADSVVGIDPNWLFFCQFQAMKRYLPDAPAWHLPIGIEELPARLEGFDTVFSMGVLYHRRSPIDHLLELRDCLLKGGELVLETLVIEGDQHSVLVPEDRYAQMRNVWFLPSVAALELWLRRAGFADIRCVDVSVTRIEEQRSTDWMRYQSLPDFLDADDHSRTIEGLPAPMRAVIVARKA, from the coding sequence ATGAACCTCGACCTCTCTTCGCTGGCCAGGCACATGGCCCGCACACCGCTGGCCGACTGGAGCCAGTCACAGCAGGCCTTGCTGGATGCCCGGCTGGCAGTCGGCCACGGCGACCTGCCGCGCTGGAGCCGGGCCGTGGCTGCACTCCCGGCCATCACGCCACGATCCATCGAACTGCGCGATGGCTTCCAGCTTCATGGCGAATGCGATGAGGCGACCCAGGAAGCGGCCCGCCAGGCGCTCATGGGATTGTCGCCCTGGCGCAAGGGGCCTTTCGACGTGTTCGGTATCCATGTCGACACCGAGTGGTGCTCGGACTGGAAATGGAGCCGTGTTGCCCCGCACCTGGAGCTACAGGGCAAACGCATCCTCGACGTGGGCTGCGGCAATGGTTACTACATGTGGCGCATGCTCGGCGCGGGCGCAGACAGCGTGGTCGGCATCGATCCGAACTGGTTGTTCTTCTGCCAGTTCCAGGCCATGAAGCGCTACCTGCCGGACGCTCCGGCCTGGCACCTGCCCATCGGCATCGAGGAATTGCCGGCCCGGCTCGAAGGCTTCGATACGGTATTCTCCATGGGCGTGCTCTATCACCGGCGCTCGCCCATCGATCACCTGCTTGAGCTGCGCGACTGCCTGCTCAAGGGTGGCGAACTGGTGCTGGAAACCCTGGTCATCGAAGGCGACCAGCACAGCGTGCTGGTGCCGGAAGATCGCTATGCGCAAATGCGCAATGTCTGGTTCCTGCCGTCGGTGGCAGCACTGGAACTGTGGCTGCGCCGGGCCGGTTTCGCGGATATCCGCTGTGTCGATGTCAGCGTCACGCGCATCGAAGAACAACGCTCCACCGACTGGATGCGCTACCAGTCCCTGCCCGACTTCCTCGACGCCGACGATCACAGCCGGACGATCGAAGGTCTACCTGCCCCGATGCGTGCGGTTATCGTCGCGCGCAAGGCCTGA
- the lon gene encoding endopeptidase La, which translates to MNDNADRNADQELISATQLALPDQEHPDKLYIIPIHNRPFFPAQVLPVIVNEDPWAETLERVANTPHKRLALFYLDNPPQNGEPFDPDSLPEHGTMVRIHHASREGGKLQFVAQGMSRVRIRGWLRRKPPYLAEVEYPQGDEDARDEVKAYGMALINAIKELLPLNPLYSEELKNYLNRFSPNAPSPLTDFAAALTTAPGKELQDVLDCVPILKRMEKVLPLLRKEVEVAHLQNELSAEVNRQLGDRQREFFLKEQLQIIQRELGITKDDRSADTDEFQQRLKGKALPPAARKRIDEELNKLSILETGSPEYAVTRNYLDWATALPWGVYGKDKLDLKRARKVLDKHHAGLDDIKSRILEFLAVGAFKGEISGAIVLLIGPPGVGKTSIGRSIAESLGRPFYRFSVGGMRDEAEIKGHRRTYIGAQPGKLVQALKDVEVMNPVIMLDEIDKMGASYQGDPASALLETLDPEQNVDFLDHYLDLRLDLSKVLFVCTANTLDAIPGPLLDRMEVIRLSGYITEEKLAIAKRHLWPRLLEKAGIPKGRLAISDSALRQVIEGYAREAGVRQLEKQLGKLIRKTVIRLLEDPELTVRITPKALEQHLGKPVFRTEQVLSGTGVITGLAWTSMGGATLPIEATRIHTLNRGFKLTGQLGEVMKESAEIAYSYVSSHLADFKADATFFDEAFVHLHVPEGATPKDGPSAGVTMASALLSLARNQPAKKGVAMTGELTLTGHVLPIGGVREKVIAARRQKIFELILPEANRGDVEELPDYLKTGLTVHFAKRFSDVAKVLF; encoded by the coding sequence ATGAACGACAATGCCGACCGGAATGCCGATCAGGAACTCATCTCCGCCACCCAGTTGGCGCTGCCGGATCAGGAACACCCTGACAAGCTCTACATCATTCCCATCCACAACCGCCCGTTCTTCCCGGCCCAGGTGCTGCCGGTCATCGTCAACGAAGATCCCTGGGCGGAAACACTGGAGCGGGTCGCCAACACGCCGCACAAGCGGCTGGCACTGTTCTACCTCGACAACCCGCCCCAGAACGGCGAACCCTTCGACCCGGACAGCCTGCCCGAACATGGCACCATGGTGCGCATCCACCATGCCTCGCGCGAAGGCGGCAAGCTGCAGTTCGTCGCCCAGGGCATGTCGCGGGTACGCATCCGTGGCTGGCTGCGGCGCAAGCCGCCCTACCTGGCGGAAGTCGAGTACCCACAGGGCGACGAAGATGCACGGGACGAGGTGAAGGCCTACGGCATGGCGCTGATCAACGCCATCAAGGAACTGCTGCCGCTCAACCCGCTGTACAGCGAGGAGTTGAAGAACTACCTCAATCGCTTCAGCCCCAATGCGCCTTCCCCGCTGACCGACTTCGCCGCGGCGCTGACCACCGCCCCCGGCAAAGAATTACAGGACGTGCTCGATTGCGTGCCGATCCTCAAGCGCATGGAGAAAGTGCTGCCGCTGCTGCGCAAGGAGGTCGAGGTCGCGCACCTGCAGAACGAGCTGTCTGCCGAAGTGAATCGGCAGTTGGGCGACCGCCAGCGGGAGTTCTTCCTCAAGGAACAGTTGCAGATCATCCAGCGCGAACTGGGCATCACCAAGGATGACCGCAGCGCCGACACCGACGAATTCCAGCAGCGCCTGAAAGGCAAGGCGCTTCCTCCGGCGGCACGCAAGCGGATCGACGAAGAACTGAACAAGCTGTCGATCCTGGAAACCGGCTCGCCGGAATACGCCGTGACGCGCAACTACCTGGACTGGGCCACAGCCCTGCCCTGGGGTGTCTACGGCAAGGACAAGCTGGACCTCAAGCGCGCACGCAAGGTGCTGGACAAGCACCACGCCGGGCTGGACGACATCAAGAGCCGCATCCTCGAATTCCTCGCCGTCGGCGCCTTCAAGGGCGAGATCAGCGGCGCCATCGTGCTGCTGATCGGCCCTCCCGGTGTCGGCAAGACCAGCATCGGCCGCTCCATCGCCGAATCCCTCGGGCGCCCCTTCTATCGTTTCAGTGTCGGCGGCATGCGCGACGAGGCCGAGATCAAGGGCCACCGCCGCACCTACATCGGCGCCCAACCCGGCAAACTGGTGCAGGCGCTCAAGGACGTCGAGGTGATGAACCCGGTGATCATGCTCGACGAGATCGACAAGATGGGCGCCAGCTACCAGGGCGACCCCGCTTCGGCGCTGCTGGAAACCCTCGATCCGGAGCAGAACGTCGACTTCCTCGACCACTACCTGGACCTGCGCCTGGACCTGTCCAAGGTGCTCTTCGTCTGCACCGCCAACACCCTGGACGCGATCCCCGGCCCGCTGCTCGACCGTATGGAAGTGATCCGCCTGTCCGGCTATATCACCGAGGAAAAGCTCGCCATCGCCAAGCGCCACCTCTGGCCGCGGCTGCTGGAAAAGGCCGGTATCCCCAAGGGGCGCCTGGCCATCAGCGACAGTGCCTTGCGCCAAGTCATCGAAGGCTATGCCCGCGAAGCCGGGGTGCGGCAACTGGAGAAGCAACTCGGCAAGCTGATACGCAAGACCGTGATACGCCTGCTCGAAGACCCCGAACTGACCGTGCGCATCACCCCGAAAGCGCTGGAGCAACACCTCGGCAAGCCGGTGTTCCGCACCGAGCAGGTACTCAGCGGAACGGGCGTGATCACCGGGCTGGCCTGGACCAGCATGGGCGGCGCCACCCTGCCGATCGAGGCCACGCGCATCCACACACTCAACCGGGGCTTCAAGCTCACCGGGCAACTGGGTGAGGTGATGAAGGAGTCTGCCGAGATCGCCTACAGCTACGTCAGCTCGCACCTGGCGGACTTCAAGGCGGATGCCACGTTCTTCGACGAGGCGTTCGTCCACCTGCACGTACCGGAAGGTGCCACGCCCAAGGACGGCCCCAGCGCCGGTGTCACCATGGCCAGCGCCCTGCTCTCCCTGGCCCGCAACCAGCCAGCGAAGAAAGGCGTGGCCATGACCGGCGAGCTGACCCTGACCGGACACGTACTGCCGATTGGCGGCGTGCGCGAGAAAGTCATAGCAGCCCGCCGGCAGAAAATCTTCGAGCTGATATTGCCCGAAGCCAACCGCGGCGACGTCGAGGAACTGCCCGACTACCTCAAGACAGGCTTGACCGTGCACTTCGCCAAGCGCTTCAGCGATGTGGCCAAGGTGCTCTTTTGA
- the cmoA gene encoding carboxy-S-adenosyl-L-methionine synthase CmoA, whose amino-acid sequence MSHDPDRLFAQPLGQVNDFVFNEDVARVFPDMIKRSVPGYPTIVENIGVLAANFAQPDSHLYDLGCSLGAVTQALRRHVRNDNCRVIAVDNSPAMVERCREYLHAQDAMFQELLPVDVLEGDILELDFQPASLVALNFTLQFVPPPQRPQLLRRIRQALLPGGALILSEKLRFEDPQQHELLTDLHVGFKRANGYSELEIAQKRSAIENVMKPDSLETHRQRLLEAGFSSVTPWFQCLNFASLIALP is encoded by the coding sequence GTGAGCCACGATCCCGACCGTCTCTTCGCCCAACCGTTGGGCCAGGTAAACGACTTCGTATTCAATGAGGACGTCGCGCGCGTCTTCCCCGACATGATCAAGCGCTCGGTGCCCGGTTACCCCACCATCGTGGAGAACATCGGCGTACTCGCGGCCAACTTCGCCCAACCCGACAGCCACCTCTACGACCTGGGCTGCTCGCTGGGCGCGGTCACCCAGGCGCTGCGCCGCCATGTGCGCAACGACAACTGCCGGGTCATCGCCGTGGACAACTCGCCGGCCATGGTCGAACGCTGCCGCGAATACCTGCATGCCCAGGATGCGATGTTCCAGGAACTGCTCCCGGTGGACGTGCTGGAAGGCGATATTCTCGAACTGGACTTCCAGCCGGCATCCCTGGTGGCGCTGAATTTCACCCTGCAATTCGTACCGCCGCCGCAACGTCCCCAATTGCTGCGCCGGATCCGCCAGGCCCTGCTGCCCGGCGGAGCACTGATCCTCTCGGAAAAACTGCGTTTCGAAGACCCACAACAGCATGAGCTGCTGACCGACCTGCATGTCGGGTTCAAACGGGCCAACGGCTACAGCGAACTGGAAATCGCCCAGAAACGCAGCGCCATCGAAAACGTGATGAAACCCGACAGCCTGGAAACCCATCGGCAACGGCTGCTGGAGGCTGGTTTTTCCTCCGTCACGCCCTGGTTCCAATGCCTCAACTTCGCCTCATTGATCGCCCTGCCATGA
- a CDS encoding TonB-dependent receptor: MQLMRHPLAWAVSLAFASCAWADEPVRLDSSVISASPLANQRHEMTTPVEVLEGDELIKRRGATIGETLEGLPGVNSSSFGPGVGRPVIRGLDGARVKVLSDGVEVLDASSISADHAVTIEPLLAERIEVLKGPASLLYGGGAIGGVVNVIDKKVPTQVPEKGYEGEAEVRANSVANEGAGLFGITAGSGNFAVRAEGSKSQANEYDIPSSPGKQEGAYNDTDSFSIGGSFIGERGYIGLAYSEQNKRYGLLAHEHADCHTHGPSDWHCGSHGHGHGHSHDDEHEGVPYIDMEQKRWDLRGDLYDPLPGFEKARLRVGHNQYRHDEIEGSEVGTRFKNDATDARIELTHQPLFGWRGVLGAQTLRRDFETTGEEAYVPPTITRNHGLFLLEEYTAGAWRYELGLRHEWQGIDADGARDTSHYGTSVSAGAVWTFAPEYSLGFSLSRSQRLPTAEELYANGPHAASRTVELGDTDLDEETSHNAELTLRKFAGRTTFSVSLFRNQVNDFIYAADTGHDVGGGYREIEYRQQDAVLTGVEGEVRFQATDATAFTLFGDHVRGKLRDGGGDLPRIPADRLGVRLDQRFSQAIDGQLEFYRVQRQDSIAAYESETAGYNMLGAGLSYSGSLSQTDYTLYLKGNNLLDEKARNHTSLIKDEVLLPGRNLTVGVRLAF, encoded by the coding sequence ATGCAACTCATGCGTCATCCCCTGGCCTGGGCCGTGAGCCTGGCCTTTGCTTCCTGCGCCTGGGCCGACGAACCGGTCAGGTTGGACTCATCGGTCATCAGCGCCAGCCCCTTGGCCAACCAGCGCCATGAAATGACCACCCCGGTCGAGGTGCTTGAAGGCGACGAACTCATCAAGCGTCGTGGCGCTACGATCGGTGAAACCCTGGAAGGGCTGCCCGGTGTCAACTCCAGCAGCTTCGGCCCAGGTGTCGGGCGGCCGGTGATCCGTGGCCTGGACGGTGCCAGGGTCAAGGTGCTGAGCGATGGCGTCGAGGTACTGGATGCTTCCAGCATCAGCGCCGACCATGCGGTGACTATCGAGCCCTTGCTGGCCGAGCGCATCGAGGTCCTGAAGGGGCCGGCCAGCCTGCTCTATGGCGGTGGTGCCATTGGCGGTGTGGTGAATGTCATCGACAAGAAGGTGCCGACCCAGGTGCCGGAAAAAGGCTACGAGGGCGAGGCGGAAGTTCGTGCCAACAGCGTGGCGAACGAAGGCGCTGGCCTGTTCGGTATCACCGCGGGCAGCGGCAATTTTGCGGTTCGTGCCGAAGGCAGCAAGAGCCAGGCGAACGAGTACGATATTCCGTCTTCTCCGGGCAAGCAGGAGGGGGCCTACAACGACACCGACAGCTTCTCCATCGGTGGCAGTTTCATCGGCGAGCGTGGCTATATCGGTCTGGCCTACAGCGAGCAGAACAAGCGCTATGGCCTGTTGGCCCACGAACATGCCGATTGCCATACGCACGGGCCGAGCGACTGGCACTGCGGCAGCCATGGTCACGGGCATGGGCACAGCCATGATGACGAGCACGAGGGCGTGCCCTACATCGACATGGAGCAGAAACGCTGGGACCTGCGCGGTGATCTCTACGATCCGCTGCCAGGCTTCGAAAAGGCGCGGCTGCGCGTGGGGCATAATCAGTACCGGCACGATGAGATCGAAGGGAGCGAAGTTGGCACCCGATTCAAGAACGACGCAACCGACGCCCGTATCGAACTGACCCACCAGCCCCTGTTCGGCTGGCGTGGCGTACTGGGCGCCCAGACCTTGCGCCGCGACTTCGAAACCACCGGCGAGGAGGCCTACGTTCCGCCGACGATCACGCGCAACCATGGCCTCTTCCTGTTGGAGGAGTACACTGCCGGCGCATGGCGCTATGAGCTGGGCCTGCGCCATGAGTGGCAGGGCATCGACGCCGACGGCGCCCGTGATACGAGCCACTATGGCACCTCGGTCTCGGCTGGCGCGGTCTGGACGTTCGCCCCCGAGTATTCCCTGGGCTTCTCGCTGTCACGCTCGCAGCGCCTGCCAACGGCCGAGGAACTCTATGCCAACGGCCCGCACGCCGCCTCGCGTACCGTCGAACTGGGCGATACGGACCTGGACGAGGAAACCTCGCACAACGCCGAACTGACCCTGCGCAAGTTCGCCGGCCGCACGACCTTCAGCGTCAGCCTGTTCCGCAACCAGGTGAACGACTTCATCTACGCCGCCGACACCGGCCACGATGTCGGTGGTGGTTATCGCGAGATCGAGTACCGGCAGCAGGATGCGGTCTTGACCGGTGTCGAGGGCGAAGTGCGCTTCCAGGCTACCGATGCTACGGCGTTCACCCTCTTCGGTGACCATGTGCGTGGCAAGCTGCGTGATGGTGGTGGCGACCTGCCGCGCATTCCAGCGGATCGCCTGGGCGTTCGCCTGGACCAGCGTTTCAGCCAGGCCATCGACGGCCAACTGGAGTTCTATCGTGTCCAGCGCCAGGACAGCATTGCCGCTTATGAAAGCGAGACCGCCGGCTACAACATGCTGGGTGCCGGCCTCAGCTACAGCGGTTCGCTGAGCCAGACCGACTACACCCTCTACCTGAAGGGCAATAACCTGCTGGACGAAAAGGCCCGCAACCACACCTCGCTGATCAAGGACGAAGTGCTGCTGCCGGGACGCAACCTGACCGTGGGCGTTCGCCTGGCGTTCTGA
- a CDS encoding DMT family transporter, with amino-acid sequence MLSPPSPPASPTMPDTLIPRRLAVLLLLTLGCAFAGNHIAARIAFDDGAGVLLAVLIRSGATAVVLGAIIFWQGHGIRLGRHAWGWQLLLGLCIAGQSICLYSAVARIPVALALLVANLFPILLALLTWALGGPRPSLRQGLLMLLILAGLICALDVPGQLAGNGPISSTWKNGVLLALCGALLFASALWVSDHKLKDMRGSVRSLLSMCVVFSSAALVSSTELMPSALELPQHLHGWLALGVLALLYGTGFSVLFVTMPRLDMPRNAPVMNIEPVATLALGWLILGQTLNGLQMLGGGIVLSGILLLSYRHR; translated from the coding sequence ATGTTATCGCCCCCTTCACCGCCCGCCTCGCCCACGATGCCTGACACCCTGATACCACGCCGCCTTGCCGTGCTGCTTCTGCTGACGCTGGGATGCGCCTTTGCCGGCAACCATATCGCCGCACGCATCGCCTTCGATGACGGCGCGGGTGTGCTGCTGGCAGTGCTGATCCGTTCCGGTGCCACCGCCGTGGTACTGGGGGCGATCATTTTCTGGCAAGGCCATGGGATCCGCCTGGGGCGGCATGCCTGGGGTTGGCAGCTCCTGCTCGGTCTGTGCATCGCCGGGCAGAGCATTTGCCTCTACTCGGCGGTGGCACGCATCCCGGTCGCACTGGCACTGCTGGTGGCCAATCTGTTTCCCATCCTGCTGGCACTGCTGACCTGGGCGCTCGGCGGCCCCAGGCCGAGCCTGCGCCAGGGCCTGTTGATGCTGCTGATCCTGGCGGGCCTGATCTGCGCCCTCGATGTACCCGGCCAGCTTGCCGGCAACGGCCCTATCTCCTCGACCTGGAAGAACGGCGTGCTACTGGCACTGTGCGGAGCTCTGTTGTTTGCCTCGGCGCTTTGGGTCTCGGACCATAAATTGAAGGACATGCGCGGCTCGGTACGCAGCCTGCTGTCCATGTGCGTGGTGTTCTCCAGTGCCGCATTGGTCAGCAGCACCGAACTGATGCCCTCGGCGCTCGAGCTTCCCCAGCACCTGCACGGATGGCTGGCACTGGGCGTGCTGGCATTGCTTTACGGAACCGGGTTCTCCGTCCTGTTCGTCACGATGCCGCGGCTGGACATGCCGCGTAACGCGCCCGTGATGAACATCGAGCCGGTCGCGACCCTGGCGCTCGGCTGGCTGATTCTCGGGCAAACGCTGAATGGATTGCAGATGCTGGGCGGCGGTATCGTACTCAGCGGCATCCTGCTGCTGAGCTACCGGCATCGCTGA
- a CDS encoding OsmC domain/YcaO domain-containing protein codes for MEIKVNFLDNLRLEAKFDDFTVIADQPIRYKGDGSAPGPFDYFLASSALCAAYFVKLYCQTRNIPTENIRLSQNNIVDPENRYKQIFKIQVELPEDISEKDRQGILRSIDRCTVKKVVQTGPEFIIEDVENLDADAQALLLPVLDTTTRIPGKDLPLEQTIANMSGILAELGMKIEIASWRNIVPNVWSLHVRDAHSPMCFTNGKGATKESALASALGEFIERLNCNFFYNDQFWGEDIANAAFVHYPDERWFKPGRKDALPKEILDAHCRAIYDPEGELRGSHLYDTNSGNTARGICSLPFVRQSDSEVVYFPSNLIENLYLSNGMSAGNTLAEAQVQCLSEIFERAVKREILEGELALPDVPPAVLAKYPGILAGIQGLEEQGFPVLVKDASLGGEFPVMCVTLMNPRTGGVFASFGAHPSFEVALERSLTELLQGRSFEGLNDLPQPTFESQALTEPNNFVEHFIDSSGVVSWRFFSARADFEFVEWDFSSQGEDANAEEAATLFGILEGMGHEVYMAVYQHLGATACRILVPGYSEVYPVEDLIWDNTNKALAFREDILNLHRLNDASLLALVERLEDSELDDYTDITTLIGVEFDDNTTWGQLTILELKLLIHLALRQLDEAKELVEAFLQYNDNTVERGLFYQAMNVALEVELDDELDMDDYEANFRRMFGEARMDAVLGSLDGSVRFFGLAPTSMKLEGLERHQRLIDSYKKLHAARARSVPGPV; via the coding sequence ATGGAAATAAAGGTCAACTTTCTCGACAACCTCCGGCTCGAAGCCAAGTTCGACGACTTCACGGTGATCGCCGACCAGCCGATCCGCTACAAGGGCGACGGCTCGGCGCCGGGGCCGTTCGACTATTTCCTGGCATCCTCGGCCTTGTGCGCTGCCTATTTCGTCAAGCTCTACTGCCAGACGCGCAACATCCCCACCGAGAATATCCGGTTGTCGCAGAACAACATTGTCGACCCGGAGAACCGCTACAAGCAGATCTTCAAGATCCAGGTCGAGTTGCCCGAGGATATTTCCGAGAAGGACCGCCAGGGCATCCTGCGCTCCATCGACCGCTGCACCGTGAAGAAGGTGGTGCAGACCGGCCCCGAATTCATCATCGAGGATGTCGAAAACCTCGATGCCGATGCCCAGGCGTTATTGTTGCCGGTGCTGGACACCACTACCCGCATCCCAGGCAAGGACCTGCCGCTGGAGCAGACCATCGCCAATATGTCCGGCATCCTGGCGGAGCTGGGCATGAAGATCGAGATCGCTTCGTGGCGCAATATCGTGCCCAACGTGTGGTCGCTGCACGTGCGCGATGCGCATTCGCCGATGTGCTTCACCAACGGCAAGGGCGCCACCAAGGAAAGTGCGCTGGCTTCGGCGCTGGGCGAGTTCATCGAGCGGCTGAACTGCAATTTCTTCTACAACGATCAGTTCTGGGGCGAGGACATCGCCAACGCGGCATTCGTGCATTACCCGGACGAGCGCTGGTTCAAGCCGGGGCGCAAGGACGCACTGCCGAAGGAAATCCTCGACGCGCACTGCCGGGCGATCTACGACCCTGAGGGCGAACTGCGTGGCTCGCACCTGTACGACACCAATTCCGGCAACACGGCGCGGGGTATCTGCTCGCTGCCGTTCGTGCGCCAGTCGGATAGCGAGGTGGTGTATTTCCCCTCCAACCTGATCGAGAACCTCTATCTCAGCAACGGCATGAGCGCCGGCAACACCCTGGCCGAAGCCCAGGTGCAGTGCCTGTCGGAAATCTTCGAACGGGCGGTGAAGCGGGAAATCCTCGAAGGCGAGCTGGCGCTGCCGGACGTGCCGCCAGCGGTGCTGGCCAAGTACCCGGGTATCCTCGCCGGCATCCAGGGGCTGGAGGAGCAGGGCTTTCCGGTGCTGGTCAAGGATGCCTCGTTGGGTGGCGAATTCCCGGTGATGTGCGTCACCCTGATGAACCCGCGCACCGGCGGCGTGTTCGCCTCGTTCGGCGCACACCCAAGCTTCGAGGTGGCGCTGGAGCGCAGCCTGACGGAACTGCTCCAGGGCCGTAGCTTCGAGGGTCTCAACGATCTGCCGCAACCGACCTTTGAAAGCCAGGCGCTGACCGAGCCGAACAACTTCGTCGAGCATTTCATCGACTCCAGTGGCGTGGTGTCGTGGCGTTTCTTCAGTGCCCGGGCCGATTTCGAGTTCGTCGAATGGGACTTCTCCAGCCAGGGTGAAGACGCCAACGCCGAGGAGGCCGCGACCCTGTTCGGCATCCTCGAAGGCATGGGCCATGAGGTCTACATGGCGGTGTACCAGCACCTGGGGGCCACGGCCTGCCGCATCCTGGTTCCGGGCTATTCGGAGGTCTATCCGGTGGAAGACCTGATCTGGGATAACACCAACAAGGCGCTGGCGTTCCGTGAAGACATCCTCAACCTGCACCGCTTGAACGACGCCAGCCTGCTGGCGCTGGTCGAGCGTCTGGAGGACAGTGAGCTGGATGACTACACCGACATCACCACCCTGATTGGCGTCGAGTTCGACGACAACACCACCTGGGGCCAACTGACCATCCTGGAGCTGAAACTGCTGATCCATCTCGCACTGCGGCAATTGGACGAGGCGAAAGAGCTGGTCGAAGCCTTCCTGCAGTACAACGACAACACCGTCGAGCGCGGCCTGTTCTACCAGGCCATGAACGTGGCGCTGGAGGTTGAACTGGATGACGAGCTGGACATGGACGACTACGAAGCCAACTTCCGCCGTATGTTCGGTGAGGCGCGCATGGACGCCGTGCTGGGCTCGCTGGACGGCAGTGTGCGCTTCTTCGGCCTGGCCCCCACGAGCATGAAGCTGGAAGGGCTGGAGCGACACCAGCGGCTGATCGACAGCTACAAGAAACTGCATGCGGCACGGGCCAGGAGCGTGCCGGGTCCCGTCTGA